One genomic window of Macrobrachium rosenbergii isolate ZJJX-2024 chromosome 51, ASM4041242v1, whole genome shotgun sequence includes the following:
- the LOC136833013 gene encoding uncharacterized protein has translation MDSECEPRLNPPPKPTELQVELHKPEVPEVSLMFDTDDSLVWQRPGLKKNKNGCYSSPNLQQENAKPFHHHLNNSSAKGTPPFGHISGLSGKENSPNLVKGTDNFPSGNRSKSNIAEHLAKSQTSSENILGSAIPKKQYNPMLYSPSHRMLEKSPTEAHSNLVKHTNLPAAKSENIRKSPLISNNFPVEADGEAIYNKSVSGVKKGVHFGKVVMSSEPVTRLEFIPELTSASQRESYNIVGPHGSCHQYCSRWVCHQSYTQPYCAPSYSPSSVGRDLKPIDSNVYQLIEDQNRHIIKLYETLETFLKKKGSYDAEDNVNDEINHSKKEGSVHQKRNDQACNCSYRHASTQTLPSNNTNLQSVGTNTDISWPDLLSTIRQNEQPSSDSGAIRLLAMQKQNNEDPPAVKERFLNGRHRRVSDLKKTGSERKEISFTMREVVMASIQEYQPSPEPSLHISMEDYKDVSDYEAYNEEPRVPSDAGDCPSSPDQGERVSLRGRNNSPYPQRNHHQESQNIVPSSGNPPTNTFYNNVMANIQQILQNSRSADDDEEEEEEVETRKQNLHNKAEQQQNPLHQEELHDPQVEAIRHQLSQFGVSCIDPASFVPGHRPAPDTFCLPGVHNMLSVYQSTIVSPYRPGFKESVVAKYMTDMQLATIASKSAAMRNRNLKAAGTRERELSTAPNPSNHFGVPDYLSSGKEYSSYDDNLSIATKNFLGKYGLGGNE, from the exons ATGGATAGTGAGTGTGAGCCAAGGTTGAACCCTCCTCCCAAACCCACTGAGTTACAG gTTGAACTTCATAAACCAGAAGTACCTGAGGTATCTCTGATGTTTGACACAGATGACAGCCTCGTTTGGCAGCGTCCtggattgaagaaaaacaaaaatggttgttattcttctccaaatcttcAGCAAGAGAATGCAAagccatttcatcatcatttgaaTAATTCATCAGCTAAAGGAACTCCACCTTTTGGCCACATCTCAGGcttgtctggaaaagaaaactctcCTAACTTAGTCAAAGGTACTGACAATTTTCCAAGTGGAAATAGATCTAAGAGTAATATTGCTGAGCATCTTGCAAAGTCACAGACCAGTTCTGAAAATATACTGGGTAGTGCAATACCTAAGAAGCAATATAATCCCATGCTTTACAGTCCCTCTCATAGAATGTTGGAAAAGAGTCCTACAGAGGCTCATAGTAATCTTGTGAAGCACACAAACCTTCCAGCggcaaaaagtgaaaatattcgcAAGTCtccattaatttcaaataattttcctgttgaagcagatggtgaagccATATATAACAAGTCTGTATCTGGTGTAAAGAAAGGGGTTCATTTTGGTAAGGTGGTCATGTCTTCAGAACCAGTTACTAGACTAGAATTTATTCCAGAACTAACTTCAGCAAGTCAAAGAGAAAGCTATAATATTGTAGGTCCTCATGGCTC TTGCCACCAATACTGCAGCAGGTGGGTATGTCATCAGTCCTATACTCAGCCATACTGTGCTCCTTCGTACTCACCCTCATCTGTAGGCAGGGACCTTAAACCAATTGACTCGAATGTTTACCAGTTAATTGAGGATCAAAATCGTCACATTATTAAGCTTTATGAAACACTGGaaacatttttgaagaaaaagggGTCATATGATGCTGAGGACAAtgttaatgatgaaataaatcatAGCAAGAAAGAAGGTTCTGTTCATCAGAAAAGAAATGATCAAGCATGTAACTGCAGTTATAGACATGCATCAACTCAGACATTGCCCTCAAATAATACTAATTTGCAATCTGTAGGCACCAACACAGACATTTCTTGGCCAGATCTTTTATCCACTATTAGGCAAAATGAACAGCCATCGTCGGATAGTGGTGCAATTAGATTGCTTGCTATgcagaaacaaaacaatgaagaTCCACCAGCTGTCAAAGAACGTTTTTTAAATGGCAGGCACCGGAGAGTTTCAGACTTGAAAAAAACTGGCAGCGAAAGAAAAGAGATCTCATTTACCATGAGAGAAGTTGTCATGGCATCCATACAGGAGTACCAGCCAAGCCCTGAACCTTCACTTCACATCAGCATGGAGGATTATAAAGATGTCAGTGACTATGAAGCTTACAATGAAGAGCCAAG agtaCCTAGTGATGCTGGTGATTGTCCAAGTTCTCCTGACCAAGGGGAGAGGGTTAGTTTGCGTGGCAGAAATAATTCCCCTTATCCTCAACGTAACCACCATCAGGAAAGTCAAAATATTGTGCCTTCATCGGGGAATCCACCCACCAATACGTTTTATAATAATGTTATG GCAAACATTCAGCAGATTCTTCAAAACTCTAGAtcagctgatgatgatgaagaggaggaggaggaagtggagacCAGAAAGCAAAATCTTCATAACAAGGCAGAGCAG cAACAAAATCCCTTACATCAAGAAGAGTTGCATGATCCACAAGTAGAGGCTATTAGGCACCAGCTATCACAGTTTGGTGTTAGTTGCATTGATCCTGCGTCATTTGTTCCAGGCCATAG GCCTGCACCTGATACGTTCTGTCTTCCTGGAGTACACAATATGCTGTCCGTTTATCAGAGCACCATAGTGTCTCCTTATCGCCCTGGCTTCAAGGAATCAGTGGTCGCCAAATACATGACAGATATGCAGCTGGCTACCATTGCATCCAAATCAGCAG CAATGAGGAATCGAAATCTAAAGGCAGCTGGTACACGAGAAAGGGAACTGTCAACGGCACCTAATCCAAGTAATCACTTTGGAGTTCCAGATTATTTATCCTCTGGTAAAGAATACTCTAGTTATGATGATAATCTGTCTATAGCAACGAAGAATTTTTTAGGAAAGTATGGCTTAGGAGGGaatgaataa
- the LOC136833240 gene encoding DNA polymerase beta-like — MSGKRKAPSSDGNLNADFCDFLIELADYERNVNRNIYKYNAYRNAAAVLAQHPKRIESGSEAKKLKGIGGKIGDKIDEFIKTGSLKKLDKIRADDVSVAINLLTRVTGIGPAKARELVEEGITTIEALHENKDKLNHHQLIGLKHFEDFEKKIPREEIENIEKILVKEISSLDSDYIVTICGSYRRGAKSSGDVDALLTHPSYSSDSGKNSKLLVNVVDRLKKKGLVTDTLSMGDSKFMGVCQLKEDLPFRRLDIRLIPHDQYFCGILYFTGSDIFNKTMRAHALEEGFTLNEYCIRPMGSTGIPGEALPVSSEKDIFEYINYSYKEPHERNYT, encoded by the exons AGCTTGCAGATTATGAAAGAAATGTCAATCGTAACATATACAAGTACAATGCATATCGAAATGCTGCAGCAGTTTTGGCACAACATCCCAAGCGAATAGAGAGTGGAAGTGAAGCAAAAAAGCTGAAAGGAATTGGAGGAAAAATTGGGGATAAGATAGATGAATTCATTAAAACTGGAAGTTTGAAAAAACTGGACAAg ATACGTGCAGATGATGTCAGTGTTGCTATAAATCTGCTCACCCGAGTAACAGGTATTGGACCTGCCAAAGCCCGGGAGTTAGTAGAAGAAGGAATCACCACTATAGAGGCCCTTCATGAAAATAAGGATAAACTTAATCATCATCAGTTAATTGGGCTAAA GCATTTTGAagactttgaaaagaaaatcccaaGGGAGGAGAttgaaaatattgagaaaattttaGTGAAGGAGATTTCTAGCCTCGATTCTGACTACATCGTTACTATCTGTGGGAGTTATCG CCGTGGAGCCAAGAGTAGTGGGGATGTGGATGCATTGCTTACTCACCCTTCCTATTCGTCAGATTCAGGGAAGAATTCCAAATTGTTAGTTAATGTTGTTGACAGACTGAAGAAGAAAGGGCTTGTGACAGATACTCTTTCTATGGGAGATAGCAAATTTATG GGAGTGTGCCAGCTGAAGGAAGACCTTCCATTTCGACGTCTGGACATACGGCTCATTCCTCATGATCAGTATTTCtgtggtattttatattttactggctCTGATATATTCAACAAGACAATGAGGGCACATGCACTTGAAGAAGGTTTTACTCTTAATGAGTACTGCATAAGACCTATGGGAAGCACAG GGATTCCTGGTGAGGCCCTTCCAGTGTCAAGTGAGAAGGATATTTTTGAGTACATCAACTACTCCTATAAGGAACCTCATGAACGGAATTATACTTAg